One genomic window of Paenarthrobacter ureafaciens includes the following:
- a CDS encoding M48 family metallopeptidase: MADDIPLRTEEGAPVLVRRSARRRRTVAAFWEDGNAVVAIPASFSKAQEREWVRRMLAKLKTQGERRAGGSGKRRPATDEALAQQADYLSRTYLDGRAVPTSVRWVTNQNSRWGSATPADGTIRLSHKLQPMPQWVIDYVLLHELAHLLVAGHTADFWRLLEAYPQTQQAKGFLEGVAFATSRGLNPE, encoded by the coding sequence ATGGCTGACGACATCCCGCTGCGCACAGAGGAAGGCGCCCCGGTGCTCGTGAGGCGCTCCGCACGTCGGCGAAGGACCGTAGCGGCGTTCTGGGAAGACGGCAATGCAGTGGTGGCCATTCCCGCCTCCTTCAGCAAAGCCCAGGAACGTGAGTGGGTGCGCCGCATGCTGGCCAAGTTGAAGACGCAGGGGGAGCGCCGTGCGGGCGGCTCGGGTAAACGCCGTCCGGCCACCGATGAGGCGCTTGCCCAGCAGGCGGACTATCTATCCCGGACCTACCTGGACGGCAGGGCAGTCCCGACGTCGGTCCGCTGGGTTACCAACCAGAACTCCCGGTGGGGATCGGCGACGCCGGCCGATGGAACCATCCGCCTTTCCCACAAGTTGCAGCCCATGCCCCAGTGGGTCATCGATTACGTCCTTCTTCACGAGCTGGCGCACCTCCTGGTGGCCGGGCACACGGCGGATTTCTGGCGTCTCCTGGAGGCCTATCCGCAAACCCAGCAAGCCAAGGGTTTTCTCGAAGGAGTCGCCTTTGCCACCTCGCGTGGCTTGAACCCGGAGTGA
- a CDS encoding ATP-dependent DNA helicase UvrD2, translating into MTPADGTLEDRILGGLDEEQREVASTLTGPICVLAGAGTGKTRAITHRIAYGVHSGVYSPQRLLAVTFTARAAAEMRSRLRDLGVPNVQARTFHAAALRQLQFFWPQAIGGTLPSLLDHKANMIAEASRRLRLSTDRASIRDLAAEIEWAKVSMLTPANYLENAQGRGTPGGLDLTAVSRVFQAYEDIKTDRNVIDFEDVLLITVGILQEDPKVAATVREQYRHFVVDEYQDVSPLQQRLLDLWLGERDELCVVGDASQTIYSFTGASPQHLLGFKARYPKATVVKLIRDYRSTPQVVKLANDLLGSRRSGGPAADAAWAPPLKLVAQRPVGPDPRFVECPDDEAEAAVVAGKIQELLNAGVKASEIAILFRTNGQSEAYEQALASAGIGYQLRGGERFFARKEVRDAILQLRAATRAVAEGPQETLGQVVRDIIASLGYTENAPHSGGALRERWESLAALVALADELSATRGESFTLAEFVNELQERSVAQHAPTVQGVTLASLHAAKGLEWDAVFLVGLSEGLMPISFADSPEDVDEERRLLYVGITRAREHLNLSWSTARTPGGRANRKPSRFLDGLRPDSVATANARSSAGKPRRKAAAPASCRVCGSMLATGAERKVGRCNQCPPSYEEQTFEALRQWRREEAQSADVPAYVVFTDATLTAIAEARPGSLEQLAGLAGVGPSKLERYGEAVLQVIEQSSGH; encoded by the coding sequence GCCGACGGGACACTTGAGGACAGAATCCTTGGCGGCCTGGACGAGGAACAACGCGAGGTAGCCAGCACCCTGACGGGGCCGATCTGTGTCCTGGCCGGTGCCGGCACCGGCAAGACCCGTGCCATTACGCACCGCATCGCGTATGGGGTGCATTCGGGCGTGTACTCACCACAGCGGCTGCTGGCTGTCACCTTCACCGCCCGCGCTGCTGCTGAAATGCGCAGCAGGCTCAGGGACCTTGGCGTACCCAACGTGCAGGCACGCACGTTCCACGCTGCGGCGCTGCGGCAGCTTCAGTTCTTCTGGCCACAAGCCATCGGGGGCACGCTGCCCAGCCTCCTCGACCACAAGGCGAACATGATTGCGGAGGCCTCCCGCCGCCTTCGCCTGAGCACCGACCGCGCATCCATCAGGGACCTCGCCGCGGAAATCGAATGGGCGAAGGTCTCCATGCTGACGCCAGCCAATTACCTGGAAAACGCGCAGGGCCGCGGTACTCCTGGCGGCTTGGACCTCACGGCCGTCTCGCGCGTGTTCCAGGCCTATGAGGACATCAAAACGGACCGGAACGTCATTGACTTCGAGGACGTCCTGCTGATTACCGTTGGGATCCTGCAGGAAGATCCCAAGGTGGCCGCTACGGTGCGGGAGCAATACCGCCACTTCGTGGTGGATGAGTACCAGGACGTCTCACCGCTGCAACAACGGCTTCTGGATCTCTGGCTCGGCGAACGCGACGAACTGTGCGTGGTGGGCGATGCCAGCCAGACCATCTACTCCTTCACCGGTGCTTCCCCCCAACACCTCCTGGGTTTCAAGGCGCGGTACCCCAAAGCCACGGTGGTCAAGCTCATCCGCGACTACCGGTCAACGCCCCAAGTGGTCAAGCTGGCCAATGACCTCCTTGGCTCGCGCCGGAGCGGCGGCCCTGCGGCCGATGCAGCCTGGGCGCCGCCGCTCAAACTTGTTGCCCAGCGGCCTGTAGGACCCGATCCCCGGTTCGTGGAGTGCCCTGACGACGAGGCAGAAGCAGCAGTCGTGGCAGGGAAGATCCAGGAGCTGCTCAACGCCGGAGTCAAGGCCAGCGAGATCGCTATCCTGTTCCGGACCAACGGCCAATCCGAAGCCTATGAACAAGCGTTGGCCTCGGCAGGAATCGGCTATCAACTCCGCGGCGGAGAGCGGTTCTTTGCACGCAAGGAAGTCCGTGACGCCATCCTCCAGTTGAGGGCGGCTACCCGGGCAGTGGCGGAGGGCCCGCAGGAGACCCTCGGCCAAGTTGTGCGGGACATCATCGCTTCCCTGGGTTATACGGAGAATGCCCCGCACAGCGGCGGGGCGTTGCGCGAACGGTGGGAGTCCTTGGCGGCGCTGGTGGCATTGGCGGATGAGCTTTCCGCCACCAGGGGAGAGAGCTTCACCCTCGCTGAGTTTGTCAATGAGCTCCAGGAACGTTCCGTGGCCCAACACGCTCCCACGGTGCAGGGCGTTACCCTTGCCTCCCTGCATGCCGCGAAAGGCCTGGAATGGGATGCCGTTTTCCTGGTAGGGCTTAGTGAAGGCCTCATGCCCATTTCTTTTGCCGATTCACCCGAGGACGTGGACGAGGAACGCCGGCTGCTGTATGTCGGGATCACCCGGGCCCGCGAACACCTCAACCTGTCCTGGTCCACTGCCCGGACGCCCGGCGGCAGGGCAAACCGCAAGCCGTCGCGGTTCCTTGACGGCCTTCGTCCTGACTCGGTGGCAACCGCCAACGCCCGGAGCAGCGCCGGTAAGCCGCGGCGAAAAGCGGCTGCCCCGGCGTCGTGCAGGGTTTGCGGCAGCATGCTTGCAACCGGGGCGGAACGGAAGGTCGGACGCTGCAACCAGTGCCCGCCGTCGTACGAGGAACAGACCTTCGAAGCATTGCGCCAGTGGCGCCGCGAGGAGGCACAATCAGCCGATGTGCCTGCATACGTCGTCTTCACCGACGCCACCTTGACAGCTATCGCCGAGGCCCGGCCCGGGTCCTTGGAGCAGTTGGCCGGGCTGGCAGGCGTGGGGCCATCAAAGCTGGAGCGGTATGGGGAAGCAGTACTGCAGGTTATTGAACAGAGTTCCGGACACTGA